Proteins encoded by one window of Blautia faecicola:
- a CDS encoding C-type lectin domain-containing protein produces MMNRENQKRNKNRVIKGVLLALVIILLGIGTGELLVYMGVVKIPGLSQSETDSDTPADSAETTSETSQETTEQTGIPDDAAEFNGHHYYVYNPDDITTWKEARQYCELKGGYLATITSKEENDFVYSYLKKNVDYESAYFGFTDKESEEWIWDNGEIGTFTNWHTGEPSNKNSNNDYARYYDKYSDGTWSAGDFGEQTGNSKSVFICEWGKYRTTPSTPAKSSTEIPAKTVDDTEIWNTFLQEKQYESNITDWTITELQYCLLDIDQDGRRELILTPGTSWDDYEIYQVYTIGEDGKVYLADDFTTCYGLGYSSKYKALAYDSVRPSEMSASLEYHIMDGTKMTESFAVNMEVDLNTYLPVYKVRDTSKGTDRTITEEEYEAYEKECTWLTDWKKVESKSAKKNTEKTQTSDQEWKTAYAQFLRNGGYKSDMPGCDAPRFFVYDVDGDGSMELVIIRATYSVVGGDVYTLVNGKVVYAGGTSGTYGSFASYPSDGLILSSYGHMGVDLEEYFTLSDGKLVSQARWISSFTDGETWYLNNQETTQEAYENWKEEHVSGEIFAIEYNDAHPITEENIQAYVK; encoded by the coding sequence ATGATGAACAGGGAAAATCAAAAAAGAAACAAAAACAGAGTGATAAAAGGTGTTTTACTGGCGCTGGTGATAATATTGCTTGGGATTGGAACCGGAGAACTCCTTGTATATATGGGTGTCGTGAAAATCCCTGGTTTGAGCCAATCGGAAACAGACTCGGATACGCCGGCAGACAGTGCAGAAACAACATCTGAAACTTCACAGGAAACAACAGAGCAAACAGGCATTCCGGATGATGCAGCGGAATTCAATGGTCATCACTATTATGTTTACAATCCGGATGATATAACTACCTGGAAAGAAGCCAGACAATACTGTGAATTGAAGGGCGGTTATCTTGCAACGATTACGAGCAAAGAAGAAAACGACTTTGTGTATTCGTATCTTAAGAAAAACGTTGATTATGAGAGTGCCTACTTTGGATTTACAGACAAAGAATCAGAAGAATGGATATGGGATAACGGTGAGATCGGAACGTTTACAAACTGGCATACCGGAGAGCCGAGCAATAAAAATTCAAATAATGATTATGCAAGATATTATGATAAATATTCAGATGGAACGTGGAGTGCCGGAGACTTTGGAGAGCAGACAGGAAACAGTAAAAGCGTTTTTATCTGTGAATGGGGAAAATATCGGACAACGCCATCAACACCGGCAAAGTCCTCAACGGAAATCCCTGCAAAGACGGTGGACGACACGGAAATCTGGAACACTTTCCTGCAGGAAAAACAATATGAATCCAATATTACAGACTGGACCATTACAGAACTTCAATATTGCCTGCTGGACATTGATCAGGATGGCAGAAGAGAACTGATTCTTACTCCGGGAACAAGTTGGGATGATTATGAGATCTATCAGGTATATACAATCGGAGAAGATGGAAAAGTCTATCTGGCGGATGATTTTACAACCTGTTATGGACTCGGTTATTCCTCAAAATATAAGGCGCTTGCATATGACAGCGTCAGACCGTCGGAAATGTCTGCGAGTCTGGAATATCACATAATGGACGGAACGAAAATGACGGAAAGTTTCGCGGTAAATATGGAGGTTGATCTGAATACCTATCTGCCGGTATATAAAGTGCGGGATACATCCAAAGGAACAGACCGTACAATTACGGAAGAGGAGTACGAAGCATACGAAAAGGAATGTACATGGCTGACAGACTGGAAGAAAGTGGAAAGTAAATCGGCGAAAAAGAATACCGAAAAGACACAGACATCCGATCAGGAATGGAAAACTGCATACGCACAGTTCTTGCGGAACGGAGGGTATAAGAGTGATATGCCGGGATGCGACGCACCACGGTTTTTCGTATATGATGTTGACGGAGACGGTTCGATGGAACTTGTGATTATACGGGCTACATATTCTGTGGTAGGAGGAGATGTGTATACTCTTGTGAATGGAAAAGTAGTATATGCCGGAGGAACATCCGGAACTTACGGAAGTTTTGCAAGCTATCCTTCGGATGGGCTAATCCTGTCGAGTTACGGTCACATGGGAGTAGACCTGGAAGAATATTTTACACTGTCGGATGGAAAACTCGTTTCACAGGCAAGATGGATATCCAGTTTTACAGATGGTGAAACCTGGTATCTGAATAATCAGGAAACAACACAGGAGGCGTACGAAAACTGGAAGGAAGAACATGTAAGCGGAGAAATTTTTGCTATAGAGTATAACGATGCGCACCCGATTACAGAGGAAAATATACAGGCGTACGTGAAATAA
- a CDS encoding N-acetylmuramoyl-L-alanine amidase family protein, whose product MKRMKQFCSLLLAGTILATSLTPMTVSAASWKKNSVGWWYEEDNGSYPANQWKQINGNWYWFNKNGYMATGWQYIGGEWYYFQSSGAMLGEGWHVINGNWFYMYASGEMAADAWIGNSYVNSSGAWVQGKTKVQEGWVQSGSRWWYRHADGGYTRNGWEMIKGQWYFFDKDGWMVTGWRQIGGDWYYFQTSGVMVGEGWHVINGNWYYMYANGVMATNTWIGGYYVNSSGVWTDPNSKNYISEAQVIKYAENYFGRKNGEIVKAGSDVYEYVIWVADEPTEDFPYYYVLLQRYVNGDHFTRVGMIYVNARTGECTEADY is encoded by the coding sequence ATGAAAAGAATGAAACAATTTTGCAGTCTGTTACTCGCCGGAACGATTCTGGCAACAAGCCTTACTCCGATGACGGTCAGCGCCGCATCATGGAAAAAGAACAGCGTAGGCTGGTGGTATGAGGAAGATAACGGAAGTTATCCGGCAAACCAGTGGAAACAGATCAATGGGAACTGGTACTGGTTTAATAAGAACGGATATATGGCAACCGGCTGGCAGTATATCGGGGGAGAATGGTACTACTTCCAGTCAAGCGGAGCGATGCTTGGAGAAGGCTGGCATGTCATCAATGGAAACTGGTTCTATATGTATGCGAGTGGGGAAATGGCAGCAGACGCCTGGATCGGCAATTCTTATGTGAACAGCAGTGGAGCGTGGGTACAGGGAAAGACGAAAGTACAGGAAGGCTGGGTACAGAGCGGAAGCCGCTGGTGGTATCGTCATGCAGACGGAGGCTACACAAGAAATGGCTGGGAAATGATCAAAGGTCAGTGGTATTTCTTCGATAAAGATGGCTGGATGGTGACCGGCTGGAGACAGATCGGAGGAGACTGGTATTATTTCCAGACGAGTGGAGTGATGGTTGGAGAAGGTTGGCATGTGATTAATGGAAACTGGTATTACATGTATGCCAATGGTGTCATGGCAACAAACACCTGGATTGGTGGATATTATGTAAATTCATCAGGTGTTTGGACAGATCCGAACAGTAAAAACTACATATCGGAGGCACAGGTGATCAAATATGCGGAAAACTATTTTGGAAGAAAAAATGGAGAGATAGTAAAGGCAGGCAGTGATGTGTATGAATATGTAATCTGGGTGGCCGATGAGCCGACGGAAGATTTCCCATATTATTATGTGTTATTACAGCGATATGTGAATGGAGATCATTTTACACGGGTAGGAATGATCTATGTAAATGCGAGAACGGGTGAATGTACGGAGGCTGACTATTAA
- a CDS encoding PHP domain-containing protein encodes MNTNEKKRADLHLHSTKSDGYNTPDEVIRLAEKAGLAAIALTDHNLFSFTKPQKVGKMMVIPGCEFSTTYWIAERKDATEVHVVGLFPDGVDPNDFKEIFANIEEGKQQYVLAILQQLAERGIDVSLEEVEASQKLTGHTGRHKIADVLIKKGYAKDMDDAFDHHIGNFSPYYIPATRFIKYAPTAAVVRQIRSSGGIPILAHPYGYMMSEAEIEDLIMKFKSAAGTVAGMEVYYERYLKNPEKLSFLKHMAEEHGLFASASSDRHREDQPFSSVENGMELYQNMEKALHKANLMKKGVLIKKTEKK; translated from the coding sequence ATGAACACAAATGAAAAGAAGAGAGCCGATCTACATCTTCATTCTACTAAGAGTGATGGTTATAACACTCCGGATGAAGTGATACGACTGGCAGAAAAGGCAGGTTTGGCAGCAATAGCACTGACCGATCATAATTTGTTTTCTTTTACGAAACCCCAAAAGGTAGGAAAAATGATGGTGATTCCAGGATGTGAATTTTCAACGACATATTGGATCGCGGAGCGAAAAGATGCGACGGAAGTTCATGTTGTGGGTCTGTTTCCGGATGGCGTTGATCCGAACGATTTTAAGGAGATTTTCGCAAACATCGAAGAAGGAAAGCAGCAGTATGTTCTCGCGATTTTACAACAACTGGCAGAACGTGGGATTGACGTCAGTCTGGAAGAAGTGGAAGCTTCTCAAAAATTAACGGGACATACGGGCAGACACAAAATCGCTGACGTTCTGATTAAGAAAGGATATGCGAAGGACATGGACGATGCTTTTGATCATCATATCGGAAACTTCAGTCCGTACTATATTCCGGCGACACGATTCATAAAGTATGCCCCGACTGCTGCTGTTGTCCGGCAGATACGTTCTTCGGGTGGCATACCGATCCTGGCACATCCGTATGGATATATGATGAGTGAAGCAGAAATCGAAGATCTGATTATGAAGTTCAAATCTGCGGCTGGTACGGTTGCCGGAATGGAAGTCTATTATGAGCGTTATCTGAAAAATCCAGAGAAACTGTCTTTTTTAAAACATATGGCAGAAGAACACGGGTTATTTGCTTCGGCATCATCAGATCGCCATCGTGAAGACCAGCCTTTTTCTTCTGTGGAGAATGGAATGGAACTGTATCAGAACATGGAGAAGGCGTTACATAAGGCGAACTTAATGAAGAAGGGGGTTCTGATTAAAAAAACAGAGAAAAAATAA
- a CDS encoding AraC family transcriptional regulator — MAYHRYIFTEPEKEALSNERLDIRLLYISKSRYDRNWQSILHSHAFAELFYVIHGTGVFQTENDSFPVAEDDLVLINPNVTHTEFSHGENALEYIVLGLDGISFRSSNNTFLPYTICNLRSNRKEMLFYTQTLIQELREKKENYINICQNLLEILIQLVDRNTIATPKLSTTDKLSTTDKLSRECHFIEQYLDEHFAEDINLDTLSELTYMNKYYMVHVFTRYKGISPINYLINRRIDEAKELLTCSNLPIAKIAQSVGFSSQSYFSQVFRKEVHTTPGAYRKNNSAGR; from the coding sequence ATGGCATATCACCGCTACATATTTACCGAACCTGAAAAAGAAGCCTTATCCAACGAACGGCTGGACATCCGGCTTCTCTATATCAGCAAATCGCGCTATGATCGGAACTGGCAGAGCATCCTTCATTCCCATGCTTTCGCCGAACTTTTTTATGTCATTCACGGAACCGGTGTTTTTCAGACAGAAAATGATTCGTTCCCGGTTGCAGAGGACGATCTGGTACTGATTAACCCGAACGTAACACATACGGAGTTCAGCCACGGGGAAAATGCCCTGGAATATATCGTTCTTGGTCTGGACGGAATCTCTTTTCGTTCCTCCAACAATACGTTTTTACCATACACAATCTGTAATCTCCGTTCCAACCGAAAAGAAATGCTTTTTTACACCCAGACCCTGATCCAGGAACTGCGAGAGAAGAAAGAAAATTATATCAACATCTGCCAGAACCTTCTCGAAATCCTGATCCAGCTCGTAGACCGCAACACCATCGCCACCCCGAAACTTTCCACAACAGACAAACTTTCCACAACAGACAAACTTTCCCGGGAGTGTCATTTTATTGAGCAGTATCTGGATGAGCATTTTGCGGAGGATATCAATCTGGATACGTTGAGCGAACTGACGTATATGAATAAATATTATATGGTTCACGTTTTCACGCGCTATAAGGGAATCTCCCCGATCAATTATCTGATCAACCGGAGAATCGATGAGGCAAAAGAACTGTTGACATGCAGCAATCTCCCGATCGCCAAGATCGCACAATCTGTCGGCTTCTCTTCTCAGTCTTATTTTTCACAGGTGTTTCGGAAAGAAGTGCATACGACGCCGGGGGCATATCGGAAAAATAACAGTGCAGGCAGGTGA
- the tnpA gene encoding IS66 family insertion sequence element accessory protein TnpA, giving the protein MDFSLLTPYKQVKYQYWLNVIHECRSSGLTNQKWCEQNGISLKSYYYWISKFRKLAVVDLPRKEYVSSGSSVSSQKQSDLTEARFVELPVPAKREHVDSHKPEAVLKTGNISVELYETATESFLQMLVKVKRPYL; this is encoded by the coding sequence ATGGATTTTTCACTTCTTACCCCGTATAAACAAGTGAAATACCAATACTGGTTAAATGTAATCCACGAATGCCGATCCTCTGGATTGACAAATCAGAAGTGGTGTGAACAGAATGGTATTTCGCTAAAAAGTTACTATTACTGGATATCAAAATTCCGCAAACTTGCAGTCGTAGACCTTCCGAGAAAAGAATACGTTTCATCTGGTTCATCAGTTTCTTCGCAGAAACAATCTGACCTGACGGAAGCTAGGTTTGTCGAACTTCCTGTACCTGCAAAGAGGGAACATGTGGATTCTCATAAACCCGAAGCTGTTTTAAAAACTGGAAATATCTCCGTGGAATTATATGAGACAGCTACAGAATCTTTTTTACAGATGCTCGTAAAGGTGAAGCGACCGTACTTGTGA
- a CDS encoding InlB B-repeat-containing protein — MYQTDRCHTGSSKTLKKDSFYYTNSLKRLTLPATLETIENIQFGRVGQGNKAGTRVVMKGMTPPTVASGAFTGVSQTTISTVTVPAGALDAYLAQINAENSSAGLIRKKETMWNNLYLREGGSYAVEYYSEYVTGVKVAYVKAGEGVTAEKVASATKAGNIFKGWNTKKNGTGEAFGEGSVPTRDLTVYPVFAASCTVQIHQEDGTTTTLEVEKDQAIGEKLPTAPEKEGYVFKEWNTSADGTGTTVTADTIITANMDIYPVYEENLPDVIKVLVNGISVDGSSLEDAIKDSKVAVADVTSIELVSGEITQNDLAYLAQITNLKKFTMHLGEDLILHGKDGNPTTVLGPNSAVLNFAPKAAGSSKGELREVHLEGVTEIQKGGIVSDSVEIVDLPDATEVGDDAFNGFGWLEKVSLPKAETIGMRAFYKCTRLTDVTLEAVKTLKKDSFYYTNSLKRLTLPATLETIENIQFGRVGQGNKAGTRVVMKGMTPPTVASGAFTGVSQTTISTVTVPAGALDAYLAQINAENSSAGLIRKKETMWNNLYLREEGSYAVEYYSEYVTGVKVAYVKAGEGVTAEKVASATKAGNIFKGWNTKKNGTGEAFGEGSVPTDDITVYPVFAAACTIQIHQEDGTTTKLEVEKGQAIRENLPAAPTKEGYLFKGWNTSADGTGTTVTADTVITENMDLYPIFEEDIPPVVEVRVVFDVDGQKSEVKVVKGEAIGSNLPADPEKDGYTFKGWNTKADGTGETVTAETVVTDEMEVYAVFEQNPAPIEEVKVVIDVDGVKTEVKVIKGEAIGSNLPADPTKDGYTFKGWNTKADGTGETVTAETVVTDEMEVYAVFEQNPAPIEEVKVVFDVDGVKTEVKVIKGEAIGSNLLADPTKDGYTFKGWNTKADGTGEAVTAETVVTDEMEVYAVFEQNPAPIEEVKVVFDVDGVKTEVKVIKGEAIGSNLPADPTKDGYTFKGWNTKADGTGEAVTAETVVTDEMEVYAVFEQNPAPIEEVKVVIDVDGVKSEVKVIKGEAIGSNLPADPTKEGYTFKGWNTKADGTGETVTADTLVSDDLEVYAIFEKTETPKDPEKPDPGKGDDTKKPETPRPTPTTTPTNTNTTKKNNTTTGTTTPASKTTTTAQTAKSVKTADATPLASTAAAGGLSLLGILAALFGKKKK, encoded by the coding sequence ATGTACCAGACTGACAGATGTCACACTGGAAGCAGTAAAACGCTGAAAAAAGATTCCTTCTATTATACAAACAGCCTGAAACGCCTGACGCTTCCGGCAACACTGGAGACGATTGAAAATATCCAGTTCGGAAGGGTTGGACAGGGAAATAAAGCGGGAACGCGCGTGGTGATGAAAGGAATGACCCCTCCAACCGTAGCGTCGGGAGCATTTACCGGAGTTTCCCAGACTACAATTTCTACGGTAACTGTACCGGCTGGTGCGCTGGATGCGTATCTGGCACAGATCAATGCAGAAAACAGCTCTGCGGGACTGATCCGCAAAAAAGAGACGATGTGGAACAATCTGTACCTGAGAGAAGGGGGCAGTTATGCAGTAGAATATTATAGCGAGTATGTCACCGGCGTGAAAGTGGCATATGTGAAAGCAGGAGAGGGAGTCACCGCAGAAAAGGTGGCATCTGCGACGAAAGCAGGAAATATTTTCAAAGGCTGGAATACAAAGAAAAACGGAACGGGAGAAGCCTTTGGAGAGGGAAGCGTACCGACCAGAGATCTGACGGTATACCCTGTATTTGCAGCATCCTGTACCGTACAGATCCATCAGGAAGACGGAACGACAACGACCCTGGAAGTAGAAAAAGACCAGGCAATCGGAGAAAAACTGCCGACTGCACCGGAAAAAGAGGGGTATGTATTTAAAGAATGGAACACCAGCGCCGACGGAACCGGAACGACGGTGACTGCGGATACGATCATTACAGCCAATATGGATATTTATCCGGTTTACGAAGAAAATCTGCCGGATGTTATTAAAGTTCTGGTAAATGGCATCAGCGTGGACGGTTCAAGCCTGGAAGACGCGATCAAAGACAGTAAGGTAGCAGTAGCCGATGTGACAAGCATCGAACTGGTATCCGGGGAGATCACACAGAACGATCTGGCATATCTTGCACAGATAACGAACCTGAAAAAATTCACGATGCATCTGGGTGAAGACCTGATCCTGCACGGAAAAGACGGCAATCCGACAACGGTACTGGGACCGAACAGTGCGGTACTGAACTTTGCACCGAAGGCAGCAGGAAGTAGCAAGGGAGAACTGAGAGAAGTGCACCTGGAAGGTGTGACGGAGATTCAGAAGGGCGGAATCGTAAGTGATTCTGTAGAAATCGTAGACCTGCCGGATGCAACCGAAGTAGGGGATGATGCATTTAACGGATTTGGATGGCTGGAGAAAGTTTCCCTGCCGAAAGCTGAGACGATCGGAATGCGTGCGTTCTATAAATGTACCAGACTGACGGATGTCACACTGGAAGCAGTAAAAACGCTGAAAAAAGATTCTTTCTATTATACAAACAGCCTGAAACGCCTGACTCTCCCGGCAACACTGGAGACGATTGAAAATATCCAGTTCGGAAGGGTTGGACAGGGAAATAAAGCGGGAACGCGCGTGGTGATGAAAGGAATGACTCCTCCAACCGTAGCGTCAGGAGCATTTACCGGAGTTTCCCAGACTACAATCTCTACGGTAACCGTACCGGCTGGTGCGCTGGATGCGTATCTGGCACAGATCAATGCAGAAAACAGTTCTGCGGGACTGATCAGAAAAAAAGAGACGATGTGGAACAATCTGTACCTGAGAGAAGAGGGCAGTTATGCAGTAGAATATTACAGCGAGTATGTCACCGGCGTGAAAGTGGCATATGTGAAAGCTGGAGAGGGAGTCACCGCAGAAAAGGTGGCATCTGCGACGAAAGCAGGAAATATTTTCAAAGGCTGGAATACAAAGAAAAACGGAACGGGAGAAGCCTTTGGAGAGGGAAGCGTACCGACCGATGATATCACCGTGTACCCGGTATTTGCAGCAGCATGCACGATCCAGATACATCAGGAAGATGGAACCACAACAAAACTGGAAGTAGAGAAAGGTCAGGCGATCAGAGAAAACCTGCCTGCAGCACCGACAAAAGAAGGATATCTCTTCAAAGGCTGGAACACCAGCGCCGACGGAACTGGAACGACGGTGACTGCGGACACGGTGATTACTGAAAATATGGATCTTTACCCGATCTTCGAAGAGGACATTCCTCCGGTAGTGGAAGTAAGAGTGGTCTTTGATGTAGACGGACAGAAGAGTGAAGTGAAGGTAGTGAAAGGAGAGGCAATTGGAAGTAACCTTCCGGCGGACCCAGAGAAAGACGGATATACTTTCAAAGGCTGGAATACCAAAGCAGACGGAACTGGAGAAACCGTGACTGCGGAAACTGTAGTGACGGATGAGATGGAAGTATACGCCGTATTCGAACAGAACCCAGCACCGATTGAAGAAGTCAAAGTTGTGATTGACGTAGATGGTGTGAAGACTGAAGTGAAAGTCATCAAAGGAGAAGCGATCGGAAGTAACCTTCCAGCGGATCCGACGAAAGACGGCTACACATTCAAAGGCTGGAATACAAAAGCCGATGGAACGGGAGAAACCGTGACTGCGGAAACTGTAGTGACAGACGAGATGGAAGTGTACGCTGTATTCGAACAGAACCCAGCACCAATTGAAGAAGTCAAAGTTGTTTTTGACGTAGACGGTGTGAAGACGGAAGTGAAAGTTATTAAAGGAGAAGCAATCGGAAGTAATTTGCTAGCAGATCCGACAAAAGATGGCTATACCTTTAAGGGGTGGAATACAAAAGCCGATGGAACGGGAGAAGCTGTGACCGCGGAAACCGTAGTAACAGACGAGATGGAAGTATACGCCGTATTCGAACAGAACCCAGCACCAATTGAAGAAGTCAAAGTTGTTTTTGATGTAGACGGTGTGAAGACGGAAGTGAAAGTCATTAAAGGAGAAGCGATCGGAAGTAACCTTCCGGCAGATCCGACGAAAGACGGCTACACCTTCAAAGGCTGGAACACCAAAGCGGATGGAACGGGAGAAGCTGTGACCGCGGAAACTGTAGTAACGGATGAGATGGAAGTATACGCCGTATTCGAACAGAATCCAGCACCGATTGAAGAAGTCAAAGTTGTGATCGACGTAGACGGTGTGAAGAGTGAAGTAAAAGTCATCAAAGGAGAAGCGATCGGAAGTAACCTTCCGGCAGATCCGACGAAAGAGGGCTACACCTTCAAAGGATGGAATACAAAGGCAGACGGAACCGGAGAAACGGTGACGGCAGATACGCTGGTAAGTGACGATCTGGAAGTATATGCAATCTTCGAGAAGACCGAAACCCCGAAAGATCCGGAGAAACCGGATCCGGGAAAAGGCGATGATACGAAGAAACCGGAGACCCCAAGACCGACACCGACCACGACTCCAACCAACACCAACACAACCAAAAAGAACAACACAACAACAGGTACCACAACACCTGCATCCAAAACAACCACAACAGCGCAGACAGCCAAATCGGTGAAAACAGCCGATGCTACACCACTGGCATCCACCGCAGCCGCAGGAGGACTCTCTCTGCTCGGTATACTGGCAGCCCTGTTTGGAAAAAAGAAAAAATAA
- a CDS encoding zinc-ribbon domain-containing protein translates to MKCTNCGLELPPGSKFCERCGSRLQEDAEYVGRN, encoded by the coding sequence ATGAAGTGTACAAATTGTGGTCTCGAATTGCCACCGGGAAGCAAATTTTGTGAACGATGTGGAAGCAGGTTACAGGAAGATGCAGAATATGTGGGACGGAATTGA
- a CDS encoding leucine-rich repeat protein codes for MKERTKRLQALFCALAVTATSVGSPLVSIPVYAEDTQGAEDTSEQPETESGKTTDASDNAISESPDQAEEPVELIPENPNQEPAAEDEEDSGQETTVEAETAQMPQAAAVQEAQTQEAETVTPKEGTLTVKINGTAASGESLETAVTASGTEAAAVTRLELVSGTITQADLAYITTLTNLQDFHMQLGSGLKLIGKTGSATTVLGKNTAVLNFAPKASGSSKGELREVHLEGVTEIQKGGIVSDSVEIVDLPDATEVGDDAFNGFGWLEKVSLPKAETIGMRAFYKCTRLTDVTLEAVKTLKKDSFYYTNSLKRLTLPATLETIENIQFGRVGQGNKAGTRVVMKGMTPPTVASGAFTGVSQTTISTVTVPAGALDAYLAQINAENSSAGLIRKKETMWNNLYLREEGSYAVEYYSEYVTGVKVAYVKAGEGVTAEKVASATKAGNIFKGWNTKKNGTGEAFGEGSVPTRDLTVYPVFAASCTVQIHQEDGTTTTLEVEKDQAIGEKLPTAPEKEGYVFKEWNTSEDGTGETVTANTVITANMDIYPIYEENQPDVIKVLVNGISVDGSSLEDAIKDSKVAVADVTSIELVSGEITQNDLAYLAQITNLEKFTMHLGEDLILHGKDGNPTTVLGPNTAVLNFAPKASGSSKGELREIHLEGVTEIQKGGIVSDSVETVDLPDATEVGDDAFNGFGWLEKVSLPKAETIGMRAFYKCTRLTDVTLEAVKR; via the coding sequence ATGAAGGAGAGAACAAAGAGATTGCAGGCACTTTTCTGTGCACTTGCAGTAACGGCGACTTCTGTTGGCTCACCGCTGGTATCGATCCCCGTATATGCGGAGGATACACAGGGAGCAGAAGATACTTCTGAACAGCCGGAAACAGAGAGCGGAAAAACAACAGATGCATCAGACAACGCGATATCAGAAAGTCCGGATCAGGCAGAGGAACCAGTGGAACTGATACCGGAGAATCCGAATCAGGAACCAGCGGCAGAGGACGAAGAGGACAGCGGTCAGGAAACAACAGTGGAGGCAGAAACGGCACAGATGCCGCAGGCAGCAGCGGTGCAGGAAGCACAGACACAGGAAGCTGAAACCGTAACGCCGAAAGAGGGCACGCTGACAGTGAAAATCAACGGAACCGCAGCGAGCGGAGAAAGTCTGGAAACAGCAGTCACCGCCAGCGGAACGGAAGCTGCCGCAGTGACCCGTCTCGAACTGGTATCCGGTACGATCACACAGGCAGATCTGGCATACATCACAACCCTGACCAATCTGCAGGATTTTCATATGCAGCTGGGAAGCGGACTGAAACTGATCGGAAAGACCGGAAGTGCAACGACCGTGCTCGGAAAAAATACGGCAGTACTGAATTTTGCACCGAAAGCATCCGGAAGCAGCAAGGGAGAACTGAGAGAAGTACACCTGGAAGGTGTGACGGAGATTCAGAAGGGTGGAATTGTAAGTGATTCCGTAGAAATCGTAGACCTGCCGGATGCAACCGAAGTAGGAGATGATGCATTTAACGGATTTGGATGGCTGGAGAAAGTTTCCCTGCCGAAAGCTGAGACGATCGGAATGCGTGCGTTCTATAAATGTACCAGACTGACGGATGTAACTCTGGAAGCAGTAAAAACACTGAAAAAGGATTCCTTCTATTATACAAACAGTCTGAAACGCCTGACTCTCCCGGCAACACTGGAGACGATTGAAAATATCCAGTTTGGAAGGGTTGGACAGGGAAATAAAGCGGGAACGCGCGTGGTGATGAAAGGAATGACTCCTCCAACCGTAGCGTCAGGAGCATTTACCGGAGTTTCCCAGACTACAATCTCTACGGTAACTGTACCGGCGGGTGCGCTGGATGCGTATCTGGCACAGATCAATGCAGAAAACAGTTCTGCAGGACTGATCAGAAAAAAAGAGACGATGTGGAACAATCTGTACTTGAGAGAAGAGGGCAGTTATGCAGTAGAATATTACAGCGAGTATGTCACCGGCGTGAAAGTGGCATATGTGAAAGCCGGAGAGGGAGTCACCGCAGAAAAGGTGGCATCTGCGACGAAAGCAGGAAATATTTTCAAAGGCTGGAATACAAAGAAAAACGGAACGGGAGAAGCCTTTGGAGAGGGAAGCGTGCCGACCAGAGATCTTACGGTATACCCTGTATTTGCAGCATCCTGTACCGTACAGATCCATCAGGAAGACGGAACGACAACGACCCTGGAAGTAGAGAAAGACCAGGCAATCGGAGAAAAACTGCCGACTGCACCGGAAAAAGAGGGTTATGTATTCAAAGAGTGGAATACCAGTGAAGACGGAACAGGAGAAACTGTGACTGCGAACACCGTCATTACAGCCAATATGGATATTTATCCGATTTATGAAGAAAATCAGCCGGATGTGATCAAAGTTCTGGTAAATGGCATCAGCGTGGACGGCTCCAGCCTGGAAGATGCGATCAAAGACAGTAAGGTGGCAGTAGCCGATGTGACAAGCATCGAACTGGTATCCGGGGAAATCACACAGAATGATCTGGCATATCTTGCACAGATAACGAACCTGGAGAAATTCACGATGCATCTGGGAGAAGACCTGATCCTGCACGGAAAAGACGGCAATCCGACAACCGTACTGGGACCAAACACGGCGGTACTGAACTTTGCACCGAAGGCATCCGGAAGCAGCAAGGGAGAACTGAGAGAAATACACCTGGAAGGTGTGACGGAGATTCAGAAGGGTGGAATTGTAAGTGATTCCGTAGAAACCGTAGACCTGCCGGATGCGACCGAAGTAGGGGATGATGCATTTAACGGATTTGGCTGGCTGGAGAAAGTTTCCCTGCCGAAAGCTGAGACGATCGGAATGCGTGCATTCTATAAATGTACCAGACTGACAGATGTCACACTGGAAGCAGTAAAACGCTGA